Proteins from a genomic interval of Yarrowia lipolytica chromosome 1E, complete sequence:
- a CDS encoding uncharacterized protein (Compare to YALI0E05379g, no similarity possibly noncoding), whose protein sequence is MLFPLEIWDIIITYADIDALVRLSGVSSYFLKSCEPYLETASRACFPWAQKSLLGEPDGSEGTWRLSALRIIAMRHLRPDFINPTGTQKNCKDTPLRRFPDFNSNDHTSRPFFYDATHTVIKGVPLDDVAKADAPPQANPAPAPSNSALIYPVGGDTLRGNRRSLWTSASEPTETEGHFYQVYSDLNGYYLKVYLEVIDKTTFKSRLFQVPIDDDTERPLDAVSAHNDRLFVTVAKRRSFLVFYFNPNTAKFYLVLRATGHYGMFTQNRVLADLNTIRVLSHEGYFFNYELHGLYTAPDFEPKTIIGFTSNSPKWSHFCYLSHPRSKLKSTRYVAWFADANDFDLRKNRQSLMCVVADLKEYRMWRVPMHCALLVVGLYHNTIGCWLLDKDMLVTPTRGRRKLLLEKTVAKWRSDPEEFWVIK, encoded by the coding sequence ATGTTGTTCCCACTGGAAATATGggacatcatcatcacctATGCCGACATTGACGCTCTAGTCCGCCTCTCGGGTGTAAGCAGCTACTTTCTAAAAAGCTGTGAGCCGTATCTGGAGACTGCCTCCCGGGCATGCTTTCCCTGGGCACAGAAATCTCTCCTGGGCGAACCAGATGGAAGTGAAGGAACCTGGAGACTCTCTGCACTTCGTATCATTGCGATGCGACATTTACGACCAGACTTCATCAACCCTACAGGAACCCAGAAGAACTGCAAAGATACTCCTCTCAGACGATTCCCAGACTTCAACAGCAATGACCATACCTCAAGACCATTCTTTTACGACGCGACACACACGGTGATAAAGGGAGTACCACTTGATGATGTGGCCAAAGCGGatgctcctccacaggCTAACCCTGCCCCTGCTCCGTCTAACTCTGCTCTGATATATCCCGTGGGGGGAGACACTCTTCGTGGTAATCGCAGATCTCTTTGGACGTCTGCTTCGGAGCCTACAGAAACAGAGGGACACTTCTACCAGGTCTACTCAGATCTCAACGGGTATTACTTGAAGGTGTACTTGGAGGTTATCGATAAGACCACATTTAAGTCGAGGCTGTTTCAGGTTCCAATCGACGACGATACAGAACGGCCTCTCGACGCTGTGTCGGCTCATAACGACCGTCTATTTGTGACAGTAGCAAAAAGAAGATCGTTCCTAGTGTTTTACTTCAACCCCAACACGGCTAAGTTCTATTTGGTGCTTCGAGCCACGGGTCACTACGGCATGTTCACACAAAACAGAGTGCTTGCTGATTTAAACACCATTCGTGTACTCTCCCATGAAGGCTACTTCTTCAACTATGAACTCCATGGTCTCTACACTGCTCCCGACTTTGAGCCCAAAACAATCATAGGTTTCACTTCAAACTCACCGAAATGGTCTCACTTCTGCTACCTCTCACATCCCCGTTCGAAGCTGAAAAGCACACGGTACGTCGCTTGGTTTGCTGACGCTAACGATTTTGACCTCAGAAAGAACCGCCAGTCGCTCATGTGTGTTGTCGCTGACCTAAAGGAGTACAGGATGTGGCGGGTACCTATGCACTGTGCGCTGTTGGTTGTAGGACTGTACCATAACACCATTGGCTGCTGGCTTCTGGACAAGGATATGCTGGTTACCCCTACACGGGGTAGACGAAAACTTTTGCTGGAAAAGACTGTCGCCAAGTGGAGAAGCGACCCTGAAGAATTCTGGGTCATCAAGTGa
- a CDS encoding uncharacterized protein (Compare to YALI0E05335g, highly similar to uniprot|P42023 Pneumocystis carinii Actin II (Centractin-like protein)) yields MSSFEKVLLNQPVVFDNGSGTIKAGYAGEELPKTFFPACVGRTKHTRVMAGSMEGDTFVGNKIQEVRGLLKLKYPMEHGIVTDWDDMERIWHHVYNNELNILSEDHPLLLTEAPLNPRSNRDRAAQIFFETFNVPALYVSIQAVLALYASGKTTGLVVDSGDGVTHAVPVYEGFSINSAIQRIDIAGRDVTEYLQLLLRKSGTVLQTSAEKEVVRTIKEKLCYVAADPKREEKDWVASGGIRDIEQQRPGSAGGSISTVFKLPDGKDIYIGPERFRAPEIMFNPEIIGSEYNSLPQIVADAIARTDLDLRAGLYGSMLLSGGNTLMRGMGDRLLTELKGLAPKDTKIKIYAPPERKYSTWIGGSILAGLSTFKKMWFTVDEWHENPDIIHTKCL; encoded by the coding sequence ATGTCATCGTTCGAAAAAGTGCTGCTGAACCAGCCGGTGGTGTTCGACAACGGCTCGGGGACCATCAAGGCGGGCTACGCGGGCGAGGAGCTGCCCAAGACGTTTTTTCCTGCATGCGTCGGAAGAACCAAACACACCAGAGTCATGGCAGGGTCCATGGAAGGAGACACATTTGTCGGCAACAAGATCCAGGAGGTTCGAGGGCTGCTCAAGCTGAAATACCCGATGGAACACGGCATTGTGACTGATTGGGACGATATGGAACGGATATGGCACCATGTCTATAACAACGAGCTGAACATTCTATCTGAAGATCATCCTCTACTGTTGACAGAAGCACCTCTGAATCCCCGTTCAAATCGAGATCGGGCGGCCCAGATTTTCTTCGAGACCTTCAACGTGCCTGCTCTGTACGTGTCCATTCAGGCCGTGCTAGCATTGTACGCCTCAGGTAAAACTACGGGTCTTGTTGTTGATTCGGGCGATGGTGTGACCCACGCAGTCCCTGTCTACGAGGGTTTCAGCATCAATTCTGCCATCCAGCGTATCGACATTGCTGGACGAGACGTGACGGAGTACCTCCAGTTGCTACTGCGTAAATCTGGCACTGTGTTGCAAACCTCGGCCGAGAAAGAGGTGGTGCGaaccatcaaggagaagctaTGTTATGTGGCGGCAGATCCGAAACGAGAAGAAAAGGACTGGGTGGCAAGTGGAGGAATACGAGACATTGAACAGCAACGGCCCGGATCTGCAGGTGGATCAATTTCGACCGTGTTCAAGCTGCCTGACGGAAAAGATATATACATCGGTCCAGAGCGGTTCCGAGCACCGGAAATCATGTTCAACCCAGAGATTATCGGTTCAGAGTACAACTCGCTGCCACAGATTGTCGCCGACGCAATTGCACGGACAGATCTGGACCTCAGAGCCGGCCTTTACGGAAGCATGCTGCTGTCGGGAGGAAACACACTCATGAGAGGCATGGGAGATCGTCTGCTGACGGAACTCAAGGGTCTGGCGCCCAAGGATacaaaaatcaaaatctACGCGCCACCTGAGAGAAAATACTCTACGTGGATCGGAGGCTCAATTTTAGCAGGTCTGTCCACTTTCAAGAAGATGTGGTTTACCGTGGACGAGTGGCATGAGAACCCGGATATCATTCATACCAAATGTTTGTAG
- a CDS encoding uncharacterized protein (Compare to YALI0E05401g, weakly similar to uniprot|P33202 Saccharomyces cerevisiae YKL010c SOS1, similar to Saccharomyces cerevisiae UFD4 (YKL010C); ancestral locus Anc_2.497), which produces MWPWHIQTICRDGLEPEATAPTFATGLTTTNTVPRRDRYCADDMAVDTDDDNRDTEMGDSVILSRNRDTRELEDEIRDEDEVLEDDHDGLDDLDDEDDSRPGVSGSGGASGLLRSLAGEMGGMSWHMNFQADRVRELLDNVRQAEDATVMLILLQEISEVLLMSNQDILLYSFPVDNLCSEMAAIMTNPLFEESQDCAIMACRTLYNLWEVSPTVSSNICSAGIAKILADKLTNLTDVDFAEQAMQLLEKLSSDHPESPGHAEHLLRQGCLRAALIHLDFFATHVQRSAVNIAANCCKYLSAAMFDQIQEVMPILANTLTSSDQKVVERGSQAVARTIERLGKSCDEEDVSFEAIVSSELVTQLTALLVHGDSAAQRTVLQTLAIIARHSDNLAAEIVKADITGVLLRILGNSGSEKLLTALVKAPPQLIEECVKLIFSLLPDAVTVEGFPDGPFRTSRASPTRAAVLKQLPNYNSFCSSTLHLLFELFAATMTVRVKRKIVYSVIRLLAASPSETVVALPEVAVFISSVLNQSEDDSLILGAVDMSIFLIENHSAEFGPLFASEGILDQISAIPPPPKSTNKFVALSADSDDDEEDDIVYDFSCNLKPLIALYIQRFEGLVESNSVTSNNNGDLVQIASLLDGPNFKQGLDMLQSRLPTLSTFQLTHSDVVVSLLQSLTVENGHGDLVERRRQFLETFCSNKGSLESFAVLVDKLLEGLARTERFEVLTSGLPDSGNLETTLGKQVRLNLVAERGTDLPKQYRNMFVSIHAIATFKAVDDFFRSKVQTSLAFEQRMSSFMRRRFRGSGGAGGGTLEQALSAIAAATGMPLPSGSIVGEESDSGEDDEDEDNGGNEDDEDGEEDGNGEVDDNEDDDESLGFSEEEEVGGDDDEEIVEDEVGVVNDDSDIEIDETGEAEDGEEEGERANGAGEADDDEGEGASQSYADAAASSGPKWHLTFSINGQEVTHETTVFGALLKACGSPSEIWNTNFTINIEKTKGAPPVVDEPKFESEDIVPYLQSPESFSDSPRAATIMQLLSALYNVNLWSGEIAGSVYNLNPSHFLSSKLTAKFNKQLEEPLIVASLCLPAWTVDATRLYPFLFPFDVRHRYLESTSFGYSRSIQKWEEHYRERRSHNGNDSSSSSRDRNDRPPIGKLIRQKVRISRKHMFQSAIKVMELYGSSPSVLEVEYFDEVGTGLGPTLEFYATVSHQFAHKSLEMWRDDTPTSGAGGSEAFAFSQQGLFPIPLITCSNNEKVLHRFKVLGTFVARSMIDSRLIDIHFSTTFFRLACLQLSFSPTSETLLAIDEQLGKSLRQLQRMSPGEIEHLGLDFTLPGFPQAELKPNGSQIPVNGDNVQEYVDLIVDQTVGSGVSQQIEAFKTGFSEVFPFSAVCAFSPAELVLMCGPSVEDWSLDTLSEAVHADHGFDQRSKTFMNLLEVMSEFDESQRRQFLSFVTGSPKLPIGGFKALKPGLTVVRKASENGLGPDDYLPSVMTCVNYLKCPDFSTKELLRSRLLQAISEGGGAFHLS; this is translated from the coding sequence ATGTGGCCATGGCACATACAGACAATTTGCAGAGACGGCCTAGAGCCTGAGGCCACAGCACCAACATTTGCCACTGGTTTGACCACCACTAACACAGTGCCCCGAAGAGACCGATACTGTGCCGATGACATGGCAGTCGACACGGACGACGACAACCGAGACACAGAGATGGGTGACAGCGTCATTCTCAGCCGCAACAGAGATACCCGCGAGCTCGAGGACGAAATCCGcgacgaagacgaggtTCTGGAGGACGACCACGACGGTCTGGATGACCTGgatgacgaggacgacTCACGACCAGGCGTCAGTGGCAGTGGAGGTGCCAGCGGTCTGCTGCGGTCGCTAGCAGGAGAAATGGGAGGCATGTCGTGGCATATGAATTTCCAGGCCGATCGGGTCAGAGAACTGCTGGACAATGTCCGGCAAGCCGAAGATGCAACCGTGATGCTCATTCTGCTGCAGGAAATCTCGGAAGTGCTTCTTATGTCCAACCAGGACATTCTGCTCTACTCATTCCCCGTCGACAACCTATGTTCGGAAATGGCCGCCATCATGACCAACCCCTTGTTTGAAGAGTCCCAGGACTGCGCCATTATGGCCTGCAGAACCCTGTACAACCTGTGGGAGGTGTCTCCAACGGTCTCATCCAACATTTGCAGCGCCGGCATTGCCAAAATCCTCGCTGACAAACTCACCAACCTCACAGACGTGGATTTCGCAGAACAGGCCatgcagctgctggagaaacTGTCTAGCGACCATCCCGAGTCGCCCGGACACGCAGAACATCTTCTCCGACAGGGATGTCTTCGAGCCGCACTCATTCACCTCGACTTTTTCGCTACCCATGTTCAGAGATCGGCCGTTAACATTGCCGCCAACTGCTGCAAGTATCTGTCTGCAGCCATGTTTGATCAGATACAGGAGGTGATGCCAATTCTCGCCAACACTCTGACTTCCAGCGACCAAAAGGTAGTTGAGCGAGGTTCCCAGGCCGTAGCCAGAACGATCGAACGACTCGGAAAGTCGtgtgatgaagaagacgtCTCCTTCGAGGCCATTGTTTCGTCCGAACTTGTCACTCAACTCACAGCGCTCCTTGTCCATGGAGACAGTGCCGCCCAAAGAACGGTTTTGCAGACCTTGGCGATCATTGCTCGTCATAGTGATAACCTGGCCGCCGAGATTGTCAAGGCTGACATCACCGGAGTGCTGCTACGAATTTTGGGTAACTCTGGTTCCGAAAAGTTACTCACAGCACTGGTCAAGGCTCCCCCACAGCTCATTGAGGAATGCGTCAAACTGattttctctcttcttccagacGCAGTGACCGTTGAGGGATTCCCCGATGGCCCCTTTAGAACATCTCGAGCATCTCCTACCCGTGCAGCAGTTCTCAAGCAACTCCCCAACTACAACTCTTTCTGTTCTTCTACTCTGCATTTGTTGTTTGAGCTTTTTGCAGCCACCATGACCGTTCGAGTGAAGCGGAAGATTGTCTACTCGGTGATCCGCTTGCTagcagcttctccatcGGAAACTGTCGTTGCTTTGCCAGAAGTTGCGGTTTTCATTTCATCTGTTTTGAACCAGTCTGAAGACGATAGTCTCATTCTAGGAGCTGTCGACATGTCCATTTTCCTGATTGAGAACCACTCCGCAGAATTTGGCCCCCTTTTTGCCTCTGAAGGCATTCTGGATCAGATTTCAGCTATTCCCCCTCCTCCCAAATCAACAAACAAGTTTGTAGCGTTATCTGCTGATtctgatgacgacgaggaagacgaTATTGTCTACGACTTCTCGTGCAACCTCAAGCCCCTCATTGCGCTGTACATTCAGCGATTCGAGGGTCTCGTTGAGTCCAACAGTGTTAcatccaacaacaacggcgATCTAGTTCAGATTGCGTCGTTACTTGATGGTCCCAACTTCAAACAAGGTCTTGATATGCTGCAGAGTCGTCTCCCCACTCTGTCCACTTTCCAGCTTACGCATTCTGACGTGGTAGTTTCGCTTTTGCAATCCCTGACGGTTGAGAATGGCCACGGAGATCTTGTAGAACGACGTCGACAGTTCCTTGAGACCTTCTGCTCCAACAAGGGCAGCCTGGAGTCGTTTGCGGTCTTGGTTGACAAGCTTTTGGAGGGTCTTGCTCGCACCGAGCGATTTGAGGTGCTGACATCTGGTCTTCCGGACTCTGGCAACCTTGAAACCACCCTTGGAAAGCAGGTTCGACTGAATCTGGTTGCCGAGCGAGGCACGGATCTGCCTAAACAATACCGAAacatgtttgtgtcgaTCCATGCAATTGCGACGTTCAAGGCTGTGGATGATTTCTTCCGGTCCAAGGTGCAAACGTCGCTGGCGTTCGAGCAACGAATGTCGTCGTTCATGCGGCGGCGATTCCGAGGTAGTGGaggcgctggaggaggtaCTCTTGAGCAGGCTCTTTCtgccattgctgctgccaccgGTATGCCTCTTCCCAGCGGCAGCATAGTCGGCGAGGAGAGTGACAGTGGagaggatgatgaggatgaggataACGGAGGGAACGAAGATGATgaggatggagaggaggatggAAATGGGGAGGTTGATGATAacgaagacgacgatgaATCATTGGGGTTCAgcgaagaggaagaggttggaggggacgacgacgaagagaTTGTTGAGGATGAAGTTGGGGTTGTGAACGACGATTCTGATATTGAGATCGATGAGACTGGTGAGGCCGAGGACGGCGAAGAGGAGGGTGAGAGAGCCAACGGTGCTGGTGAAgctgatgacgacgagggtGAGGGAGCCTCTCAGTCATACGCTGAtgcagctgcttcttctggacccAAGTGGCATCTAACATTTTCTATCAATGGACAGGAGGTGACTCACGAGACGACCGTGTTTGGAGCTCTTCTCAAGGCATGTGGGTCTCCTTCTGAGATCTGGAACACCAACTTTACCATCAACATCGAGAAGACGAAGGGAGCTCCTCCTGTTGTAGATGAGCCTAAGTTTGAGTCCGAAGACATCGTTCCCTATTTGCAGTCCCCTGAAAGCTTTTCGGACTCTCCTCGAGCAGCTACCATCATGCAGCTTCTCAGTGCTCTCTACAACGTCAACCTTTGGAGTGGCGAAATTGCTGGAAGCGTGTACAACCTTAACCCTTCGCATTTCCTGTCTTCGAAGTTGACCGCCAAATtcaacaagcagctggaggagccccTTATTGTTGCTTCTCTTTGTCTTCCCGCTTGGACCGTGGACGCTACACGGCTGTACCCATTCCTCTTCCCCTTTGATGTTCGCCATCGATACCTGGAGAGCACTTCGTTTGGTTACTCTCGAAGTATTCAAAAGTGGGAGGAGCACTACCGTGAGCGACGAAGCCACAATGGCAACGACAgttcgtcttcttctcgtgaTCGAAACGACCGACCTCCCATTGGCAAGTTAATTCGTCAAAAGGTCCGAATCTCTCGAAAGCACATGTTCCAGAGCGCAATTAAAGTAATGGAGCTGTACGGCTCGTCTCCAAGTGTACTTGAAGTCGAGTACTTTGACGAGGTCGGCACTGGACTTGGTCCCACTCTCGAATTCTACGCTACTGTGTCGCATCAGTTTGCACACAAGTCGCTGGAAATGTGGAGAGACGACACCCCTACCAGTGGTGCTGGTGGATCCGAGGCGTTCGCCTTTTCACAGCAGGGGCTGTTCCCCATCCCACTGATCACCTGTTCCAACAACGAAAAGGTGCTCCATCGGTTCAAGGTGCTTGGAACCTTTGTTGCTCGGTCCATGATCGACTCACGGCTGATTGACATTCATTTCAGCACGACATTCTTCCGACTGGCATGTTTGCAGCTCAGTTTCTCTCCCACCAGCGAGACGCTGTTAGCCATTGATGAGCAACTCGGCAAGTCACTTCGGCAGCTACAGAGAATGTCTCCTGGCGAGATTGAACACCTAGGCCTGGACTTTACTCTTCCTGGTTTCCCTCAGGCCGAGCTGAAGCCCAATGGAAGTCAGATACCTGTAAATGGAGACAATGTCCAGGAGTACGTGGATCTGATTGTCGACCAGACAGTTGGTTCGGGCGTGTCCCAACAAATTGAGGCGTTCAAGACCGGTTTCTCAGAGGTGTTCCCGTTCTCCGCAGTCTGTGCATTTTCGCCAGCAGAGCTTGTGCTGATGTGCGGTCCCAGTGTTGAGGATTGGTCTCTTGATACTCTATCCGAGGCCGTGCACGCGGATCATGGCTTTGACCAGCGATCCAAGACCTTCATGAACTTACTTGAGGTGATGAGTGAGTTCGACGAGTCTCAGCGACGTCAGTTCTTGTCGTTTGTGACGGGATCCCCCAAGTTGCCTATTGGGGGTTTCAAGGCTCTCAAACCCGGCCTGACGGTGGTTCGCAAGGCTTCCGAAAACGGACTGGGCCCAGACGATTATCTGCCCAGTGTCATGACGTGCGTCAACTACCTCAAGTGCCCGGACTTCTCTACCAAGGAACTTTTGAGGAGTAGGCTGTTGCAGGCCATTTCcgagggaggaggagctttCCATCTTTCCTGA
- a CDS encoding uncharacterized protein (Compare to YALI0E05357g, no similarity), translating to MKTYGRRSRKKNALNVAPVNHLHRKNKFVEDLPDHGEEDSQAVEPWDERETPYDDSQPHSDLNDSQIQGESSDHEANDPDGVENLDPESDHESEAETQPADDHFLFNTRMPPSTQPRNWTRKRAAMESPLQDRGKKARLVGNLGAPAAPTAPSKTVRFEGPMSSSPLVLSSELSRPSPSQAPITPITPADVTHPPSTPDKYIVGVVPSTTPNYSPLTMKFDDSVDGGVARRLFETESGNKDKERGVFDDNMGLQYHEKEVTKDAQETHTTRGLNDEPENGSQHSNNTGQIVADSQWQDEVLCSDEEEESEDVQVVPSSSQDQEILGGPLFSITSPSSGIAFSSMPAPSSASSLHHSLDPEETVDETPSGFRDVSFAKSTQEESQYVPGETQYGPGESLYEPEGDSDDFSETQRAGYTQTKDDSCEDDSENEESQKELIPHESSQHGPTSATSTDHIISDSQYCPNDELLEDVDETNEVETNDELHRDGQGYDWCQSQSTTRSQSQRNRPIELSDDEPAASMDIYHDAHESLSDTRDEEDLEAQSISDDDEQHELANKMPHGTQQPGNRGVQIIPDSDDDESPGYSPFKQPTQPRPQFTLPSASLKRVRLTESQEPQPITESQLLMSGLFMDSAHPHHNDDDEDDVVIPVRRQNDSLDEDDYVSDSQDEGDVFPRPSLKREAFAHLPPLPAKPSITSSDMETQAYIGHSITDTLLEPLSDPDSLTQDE from the coding sequence ATGAAAACGTATGGCCGACGAAGCAGAAAAAAGAACGCGCTTAATGTGGCGCCTGTGAACCACCTGCACCGTAAAAACAAGTTTGTGGAAGACCTCCCGGaccatggagaagaagacagtCAGGCTGTTGAGCCCTGGGATGAGCGTGAGACTCCGTATGACGATAGTCAGCCCCACAGCGATCTAAACGACAGCCAAATTCAAGGGGAGAGCAGCGACCATGAGGCTAATGATCCTGACGGAGTTGAGAACCTCGATCCCGAATCAGATCACGAATCCGAAGCTGAGACTCAACCTGCTGACGACCACTTTCTTTTCAACACGAGAATGCCCCCTAGCACGCAGCCTCGAAACTGGACGCGTAAACGTGCTGCCATGGAGTCACCGTTACAAGATCGTGGAAAGAAGGCGCGTCTGGTGGGGAATTTGGGtgctccagctgctcctaCCGCTCCTTCTAAGACTGTTCGATTTGAAGGTCCTATGAGCTCTTCACCCTTGGTTTTGTCTTCAGAGCTGTCACGACCCTCACCCAGCCAGGCTCCAATCACTCCCATCACCCCCGCTGACGTGACACATCCTCCTTCAACCCcagacaagtacattgttggtgtggtTCCGTCCACCACTCCTAACTACTCGCCCCTGACCATGAAGTTTGATGATTCTGTGGACGGAGGAGTCGCCAGGAGACTATTTGAGACGGAAAGTGGGAACAAAGATAAAGAAAGAGGCGTGTTTGACGACAACATGGGATTACAATATCATGAGAAGGAAGTGACAAAGGATGCACAGGAGACACATACGACAAGAGGACTAAATGATGAACCAGAGAACGGATCACAACATTCAAACAACACCGGCCAAATAGTGGCCGACTCACAATGGCAAGATGAGGTGTTGTGTAgcgatgaagaggaggagagtgaAGACGTGCAGGTGGTGCCTAGCTCCTCCCAAGACCAGGAGATATTAGGAGGTCCTTTGTTTTCAATAACAAGCCCGTCTTCAGGGATTGCTTTTTCCTCTATGCCTGCTCCTAGCTCTGCCTCTTCCCTGCATCACTCTTTGGACCCCGAAGAAACAGTTGATGAGACTCCCTCGGGTTTTAGAGACGTTTCTTTTGCCAAATCGACCCAAGAAGAGTCTCAGTACGTGCCTGGAGAAACCCAGTACGGCCCGGGAGAGTCGTTATACGAACCTGAAGGTGATTCTGATGATTTCTCAGAGACTCAGAGGGCTGGATACACACAAACGAAGGATGATAGCTGTGAAGATGATTCAGAAAATGAAGAGAGTCAGAAAGAGTTGATTCCACACGAATCGAGTCAACACGGGCCAACTTCAGCCACCAGCACTGATCACATCATCTCAGACTCACAGTATTGTCCGAACGATGAACTGCTGGAGGATGTGGATGAAACCAATGAGGTTGAGACAAACGATGAATTGCATAGAGATGGACAAGGGTACGATTGGTGTCAGTCACAGTCTACAACCAGGAGCCAGTCTCAGAGAAATCGACCCATCGAACTCTCTGATGATgagcctgctgcttccATGGACATTTACCACGACGCTCATGAGTCTCTTAGTGATACTAGAGATGAAGAGGACCTAGAAGCGCAGTCGATTAGTGACGATGACGAACAGCATGAACTTGCCAACAAAATGCCACACGGTACACAACAACCTGGAAATCGAGGGGTACAGATCATCCCAGACTCGGATGATGACGAGTCTCCAGGGTACTCTCCCTTCAAGCAACCTACACAGCCACGACCTCAATTCACCCTTCCGTCTGCAAGTCTGAAGAGAGTGAGACTTACAGAGTCACAGGAACCACAACCAATCACAGAGTCTCAATTGCTCATGTCGGGGCTTTTTATGGACTCTGCCCATCCTCACCATaacgatgatgatgaagatgatgtGGTCATTCCAGTAAGACGACAAAACGATAGCCTAGATGAAGATGATTATGTGTCAGACAGTCAGGATGAAGGAGACGTATTTCCTAGACCCAGTCTGAAACGTGAAGCATTTGCTCATCTGCCTCCTCTCCCAGCCAAACCCAGCATTACTAGCAGTGATATGGAGACCCAGGCTTACATTGGACACAGCATCACCGACACGTTACTGGAGCCACTATCGGATCCCGATAGTCTTACTCAAGATGAGTAA